Proteins from one Ovis aries strain OAR_USU_Benz2616 breed Rambouillet chromosome 12, ARS-UI_Ramb_v3.0, whole genome shotgun sequence genomic window:
- the NMNAT1 gene encoding nicotinamide/nicotinic acid mononucleotide adenylyltransferase 1, with protein MENSEKTEVVLLACGSFNPITNMHLRLFELAKDYMNGTGKYKVIKGIISPVGDAYKKKGLISACHRVIMAELATKNSKWIEVDTWESLQKEWTETAKVLRHHQEKLEASICDPQQNSPVLEKPGRKRKWAEQKQDFSEKKSLEQTKTKGVPKVKLLCGADFLESFGVPNLWKSEDITKILGDHGLICITRAGNDAQKFIYESDVLWKHQNNIHLVNEWITNDISSTKIRRALRRGQSIRYLVPDLVQEYIEKHNLYSSESEERNVGVVLAPLQRNTTEVKA; from the exons ATGGAGAACTCAGAGAAGACAGAAGTAGTTCTCCTTGCTTGTGGGTCCTTTAATCCTATCACCAACATGCACCTCCGGCTGTTTGAGCTGGCCAAGGACTACATGAATGGAACAG GAAAATATAAAGTTATCAAAGGCATAATTTCTCCAGTCGGCGATGCATATAAGAAGAAAGGACTCATCTCTGCCTGTCACCGAGTTATCATGGCAGAACTTGCCACCAAGAACTCAAAATGGATAGAAGTTGATACATGGGAAAGTCTTCAGAAAGAGTGGACAGAGACAGCCAAGGTGCTAAG ACACCATCAAGAGAAGCTGGAGGCCAGTATCTGTGATCCCCAGCAGAACTCACCCGTGCTGGAAAAGCCTGGACGGAAGAGAAAGTGGgctgaacaaaaacaagatttTAGTGAAAAGAAATCCCTAGAGCAAACAAAAACGAAAG gtGTGCCAAAGGTGAAGCTGCTGTGTGGAGCAGATTTTTTGGAGTCCTTTGGTGTGCCCAATCTATGGAAGAGTGAGGATATCACCAAAATCCTGGGAGACCACGGGCTCATATGTATTACTCGGGCTGGGAATGATGCCCAGAAGTTCATCTACGAATCCGACGTACTGTGGAAACACCAGAACAACATTCACTTGGTGAACGAATGGATCACCAATGACATCTCCTCCACGAAGATCCGGCGAGCCCTCAGGAGGGGCCAGAGCATTCGCTACTTGGTCCCCGATCTTGTACAAGAATATATTGAAAAGCATAATCTGTATAGCTCTGAGAGTGAGGAGAGGAATGTTGGAGTGGTCCTGGCTCCTTTGCAGAGAAACACTACAGAAGTTAAGGCATAA